The Solanum lycopersicum chromosome 8, SLM_r2.1 DNA segment ACTTTTCAATTCCCAAGTGGTTTTAAAATGTCTGGTATTGCTGGTGGATCTGATacatctttattttcttttacctGACAGTTGATGCTTTGTCAAAACTTGAAGCAAGAGGAGTGCTCGTGCGATTTGTAGTTGGTCGGAGGTTTGTCCTACATACTGAAAACTGGAATTATGCATTTCTGCTTATGTGACCTTGTAGTGGCTTTGTTCATCTCTGGATTACTTGAACTTGGCAGTCCCAACCGAGGTGATAGCTTGGACCGCAATATTAATGAGGAAAATCGAGCAACAAAAGATTTCTTGATTCTAGTAAGTTTGTTAGTATTCATTTTTGTCTAACCTATCTGTTTCTTTTTGTGGTATAATTTTACTTGGCTCCACCCAAATAGTTGATGCATAGACATGTTGTTTGCAGAAaggttattaaataatttaagtcATGTGCGTAAATGATCATTAGAGCTTAGTCTGCACACATTCTCCTAATTATTTTTACTGTCATGtgaacttgttccatatgcAGCTTACTTTTGCTTAActatgtttttcaaattattaaaagggAAGTCATGAGGAAGCTCATGAGGAATTGCCCAAGAAggctaaatatttctttagctCAGCAATACAAACTTGGGATGCAGAGTTTTATGTGAAAGTTGATGACAACATTGATGTTGACCTTGGTAAAATCCTTGCTTATCTTTCCTCTAGAATTACGTTTAATTGCCCCTATATTTGAGCTTTTCTAATATTCgttttaactttattctatcaGATGGGTTGATTGAGCTCCTCCAAAAGCGTCGTGGTCAAAATAGTTCTTACATTGGATGCATGAAATCTGGAGAAGTAGTTTCGGAAGAGTAAGATTGTCTTTCAGATTTTGCTCTGCTTAGTATCACGTATGCAATACATTAAGCATTAAAGTTTCACCTTTTCCAGGGGAAAGTCATGGTACGAGCCAGAATGGTGGAAATTCGGAGATGAGAAGTCGTAAGTATTACTGAGTCCTAGGAAGCTGATGCATCCTTGTTGCTGTATATGGTACTCTGGCTTTTATATTAGCTTATGCTTATAGGGTCCAAATGACTTTAAGTCTGTTTATGGGGAATAAACCAGGTTTATATCCTCTCACATCTCAAATTATGCACTGTAGTTTTAGTTGTTAGATGTTTTGATTGGAATGATTTTCATTTGgttgaattaatttttcaagTGTCATGGATGTATCATGTATCTATCTAGCCAATGTACAAGGTTTTCCGGATATTGTTTTAGTAAACTTAATCTTTAGAAACTTGGAGCTGCtcataaaaaaactaatttatcaTACCTGACATCTAGTtacattattttgttaaattagtCCTCAACTGAAAACATTAACATTTACTAATTTTGGCAGCATGCTTAATTGTTTTTAAGTTACTATTTGCATTTTCCTTAGTTGTCCTGCAGTTGCTGTGCTTTTGGGTGTTCTTTGTGTGCATGCTAATTAGAATGATTATATTCCTCTTTCCAAAAACTCTCAACTGGTGGTTTGGGCCAATTTCCCATTTTCCACATTGCCGTAGCTTGCCGAATTTCTTGGTTCCTGTCACTCCTCCTCTCTACTCTAAATTGACATGAATTTCTTTTCAGGTACTTCCGACATGCTGCTGGTTCAGTTGTGGTGCTTTCTAAAAATTTGGCtcagtatattaacataaacaGGTTAGCTATAGTTTCTTGAAAAAAAGGTTGGCCATACTTGTACAGCCTGCTTTGATTTTGCCTGAATGCTTATGTGTTTCAGTGGCAGCTACCAATTAATTTGCTGAATTTGTTATTAGGGTAGGAGACAAAATAGGGAATATAAAGAAGTGTAGTCATTTGATATATGCAGATGATACTATCATCCTATCTGAGCCAGAAGGTGAACAACTGAATTACATCAGATTGATTCTGATCTTATTTGAAGCAGTTTCAGGTCTAAGCGTCAATTGGAAAAAGCAGTCTGATCCTAGTCGAGGAGGTGCCTCAGATTCAAGGATTGGAAAGCATTCTGGGATGTAAAGTAGAGAAATTGCCAACTACCTACCTGGAAATGCCACTAGGGAGAAAACATAAAGCTTTGGAGATGTGGGATGGAATTCTAGAAAATGCAGTGAGAAAGTTAGCAAGATGGAAGATATCAATATCTATCCTTGGTGGGTAGAGTGATCTTGATAACTCTCTTTTAGATTCACTACCTGCTTATGTTACTATTTCCGGTTCCTCCAAAAGTTGTCAAAAAACTAGACAAACTTAGAAGAACCTTCCTCTGGAAAGGAGAGAGAGGTATAGGGCAAGGGCTACTGTCTATGAAATGGAATACTGTGATGCTGAGCAATGAAAGAGGGGCACTGGGTATAAGAAATTTGGGAATCCTAAACATCCTTTTTATGAAGTGGTTGTGGAGGTATACTAGTGAGGAAAGAACACTATGGAAGGAGGTGATAGCGGCAAAGTATGGGTAATTAAACCCATGCAGTACAGAGGTAGTTTCAGAACTCTGGATAGGGAGTATGGGGGACAATCAGAGCTTTATGGAAGTCTGTGGAAGAAAATGTGTTCCACAAAATTGGAAATGGCAACAAGATTAAGTTCCGGAGAGATGGATGGATTGATCAAATTCCTCTTAGTGAGTTATTGCCAGATCTTTATTCAATCTGCAACAATACTGAAGCCAGAGTATATGAATGCTGGGCAACTCAAGGCTGGGACCTGTCTTTCAGGAGACTATTGAATGATTGGGAAGTGTTTAGTGTAGCTTCTCTACACTGATAAACTGGGGGGAACCAAACTGGTCACAAATGCACCAGATAGAGTTATATGGAAGCACACAAGGATGGTAACGTCACAGTAGAAGTGCTACAAGAAAGGTATTTAAGTTGGGGTTGGAGGCTACCATCATCACTGGAAGAGTATTTGGAGAGGACTGAACCCCACCAAAGTGAAATGCTTCACTTAGTCATCAAAAGAGCCTGCTCAACTCAAGAAGGCCTACAGAAGAAGGGAATGCAACTAGTCCTTAGATGTTGCCTATGCAATTTGACTTGgggaaacaaaatatttattcctACACTGCAAATTCTTTACACAGATCTGGAAGCTTGTCCTCAATATCACAGGCTCCAGCTGGACTATGCCTGAATACACTCCTGTCCGTTTTAGTTGATGGATCAGAGGGTGGGTGGGTAACAAGATTCGGAAGAAGTGGTGGAAGCTAATACCCTCATGCATATGGTGGTCGGcgtaaaaggaaagaaatgggAGATGTTTTGAAGATAGAACTGATTCCATTCACAAAATAAAGTGGAATTGTTTAGCATCCATACTTTTTTGGTGTAATGTAGATCAATCTATAGAATTAATAGGGAGCTTATAATTTTGGTTAGGGCTGTAAATTTTTTAAGGTGGCCAGCTTGTCCTTGATGTTAAAGAATACAACTTTACCAATGTTCCAAAAAAGATGAAGCCTTCTATTGGGATCGAAGCTTAGGCTTTACCTAAAACACCTTTAGAAGGGCCTAAATAGCTTTTCATGTCtctataattaagaaataaggTTAAGCTACAGCGAGGGACAGAAAATAGGTATTAGTCCACTAGCACAAGAGAAGTAAAATGTGCccttaaatttatcattattgcATTACTGTAGATacttatcaaaacaaaattagCAATTCTATATATTTATAACAGTGAACACTGAAGAAGATTTTAAGAACTCAAATCGTACAAGACACAGTAAGACTTTGATATTTGATAGGTGCCTAGTAATAGTGGAAGGGCTTGGCCGGGAATTCTAAATTACCTAAGAGCATCTGATATCATTCCCCATTACGGAATTCTTGGCTGAGTTGTTCCTTTGATGTGTTAGGTTGACAAAAACTGACTGATTCTAGTGTCTTGTATCTGTTTATAagtgttcaatttttttctgtTATGCAGTGCTTCATTGAAGAGCTATGCACATGAGGATATATCTATTGGATCATGGATGATGGGTCTTCAGACAACTTACATAGATGACAGCCGCCTATGCTGTAGCACCACAACCAGCCAAGGTAAACAGTTAGTCTTATTTGTGCTGATATGAATCAGATTTAAGTATTTTGGCCCGTATTCTTgttaatgtttttgttgactGAGTGTGCATGAAACGATAGATAAAATTGAGGGAAATGTAGCAACAATGACAAAAGTAGAAAGTGAGGAGCCTCAACAATGAGTAGttctatgagaaaaaagatTGAGacgaaaattatttatttcccCATCTCTTTTGTATAGTCTTTCTTTTTCTAGATTGAgttatttatattatgtaatgTTGGCCATTGTTAAAATGTCACAACTCTGTTTTCCAGACAAGGTGTGCTCATTGGCTTGATCTTATTCCATTCCATTCGTTTCTATTGGAGCATCCCATGATTCAAAATGGACACATGCTGTTTCTGTGTCAGGTAGTAGTATTGCTGATCTAATTCAGCTATTATATAAATATGGAGTGGGCAAAATCCTTTATAGGATGTGTACACTACTATTGGAGTAGAGAGTGTAAATTTTGGGAGGACTTGAGTTTTTTAAAGATGGAAATAGTTGTTGATGAAGTGATTAAATTAGTGGAACATGATTTTGTCCTTGCCgtgattatatacaatttgaagaTCTACCTGTTAAGCAGGAGGATCGAAAGTGCCATTATCTGAAGTTGAATGAATGTAAGATAAATTAAGCGTATTTTGAATCCTAGCAACACTTTTAAATCCCACTAGCTAGTAAGAtctgttttatatatatatatatatatatatttttttttttttaaaaaaaacataaaaaattttaataatcaatTTAACTATTTCTATTTCAAAGAGCTATCTGAATTTATTCGGAACTCTAATGACGACGCAAAGCACCAAGTGGGAACCAAAATCTCTTCCGTCCCCCTATCCCTAATCTTTCTTCTTCTCCACCCACCACACCCTATCTTCTTAGCCCAATCTCTTATTTTGATGCAAATCAACACTTCATCCCTAATCCTTTCGTTTCGCGCCCCGTCCcttcatttttttagttatttagaTTCTAAAATATTGAGACTTGTTTACGTTAGTTGGGTTCAAAGAGAACGTGTGGTTATAAGTTAACGTATAGGGTGATGgtggatataattttttttaaaacttcattGAAATGGGTATATTGTAgatttattaatcaaaattgtGATCGAGATCATTGGATTTGTTTTGAATGAACTTGTActtgaaatttcaaatcaaatGGGTCATAATTTGACATTATTTGGTGCTCAGTAAGAGTgacatatttgattttttttaacatttaatttcttatgtcattaaaaaatgacataaaattaCATGTGTAATTGATTGGATTGCGCACACTTCGATAATCAGAtaagaaaaaagttcaaaatattattttaatgcgTTTAAGAATTCAATTGACAAAGTAATTAGAGAATTCAATTGAAAAACGAAAAAAGAAGTAGGTAAGCAATAGGGTCAGCCATGGATCAATGCATGATACTAAATTCAACG contains these protein-coding regions:
- the LOC101264448 gene encoding hydroxyproline O-galactosyltransferase HPGT3 isoform X1, with the translated sequence MEGILPTTAFSVSSSSSKSDRRSKSKSTQTSSKPSLVLALISCFAWLYVAGRLWQDAENRVLLVALFKKNSQQRPKMLTVEDKLMVLGCKDLERRIVEVEMELTVAKSQGYLQNQLKQSSSSSGKQFLAVIGIYTGFGGRLRRNVIRGSWFPNVDALSKLEARGVLVRFVVGRSPNRGDSLDRNINEENRATKDFLILGSHEEAHEELPKKAKYFFSSAIQTWDAEFYVKVDDNIDVDLDGLIELLQKRRGQNSSYIGCMKSGEVVSEEGKSWYEPEWWKFGDEKSYFRHAAGSVVVLSKNLAQYININSASLKSYAHEDISIGSWMMGLQTTYIDDSRLCCSTTTSQGVQDHQKALL
- the LOC101264448 gene encoding hydroxyproline O-galactosyltransferase HPGT3 isoform X2 is translated as MEGILPTTAFSVSSSSSKSDRRSKSKSTQTSSKPSLVLALISCFAWLYVAGRLWQDAENRVLLVALFKKNSQQRPKMLTVEDKLMVLGCKDLERRIVEVEMELTVAKSQGYLQNQLKQSSSSSGKQFLAVIGIYTGFGGRLRRNVIRGSWFPNVDALSKLEARGVLVRFVVGRSPNRGDSLDRNINEENRATKDFLILGSHEEAHEELPKKAKYFFSSAIQTWDAEFYVKVDDNIDVDLDGLIELLQKRRGQNSSYIGCMKSGEVVSEEGKSWYEPEWWKFGDEKSYFRHAAGSVVVLSKNLAQYININSASLKSYAHEDISIGSWMMGLQTTYIDDSRLCCSTTTSQDKVCSLA